A single Cucumis melo cultivar AY chromosome 4, USDA_Cmelo_AY_1.0, whole genome shotgun sequence DNA region contains:
- the LOC103503849 gene encoding uncharacterized protein LOC103503849 has translation MINLSTMIAAIIILLLSFINEGCAAGSCSLDTINIGTQRSGREIGGQPEWNVQVINNCDCPQKQIILSCQGFQTIEPVDPSILSKQRDNCLLINGGIVQPGSSVSFSYAWDPPVIMLPRFSVSLCPT, from the exons ATGATCAACCTCTCCACCATGATTGCTGCAATCATCATCCTACTCCTAAGTTTCATCAACGAAG GGTGTGCTGCTGGAAGCTGCAGTTTGGACACCATTAACATAGGAACACAGAGAAGCGGAAGGGAGATTGGGGGGCAACCTGAATGGAACGTTCAAGTGATCAACAACTGCGATTGTCCTCAGAAGCAGATTATCTTGTCCTGCCAAGGGTTTCAGACTATTGAACCCGTTGATCCATCGATTCTGTCAAAGCAAAGGGACAATTGCCTTCTCATAAATGGCGGAATTGTACAGCCTGGTTCTTCGGTTTCATTTTCCTATGCTTGGGATCCCCCTGTCATCATGCTCCCTCGTTTCTCTGTTTCTCTCTGTCCAACCTGA